The Bacillus thermozeamaize region AGGAGGACTGACGGAAACTTGCGAGCCGCAAAAATCGTACGCATGACCTTAAGATACATCTGCCTGATTCTATTGGCCATAGTCTTCCTCTTTCCTACGGTGTGGATGCTGGCGGCATCGACGAAGTCGGATGTCATGATTTACAGCGAAATCGGCACTTTGGAGAGCTTCGTGCCGAACTTTCATGAACCGGATCTGATCTTCGATAACTACATCGACTTGTTCGTGGAGTACAACGTCTGGAAATATATGCTGAACAGCTTGATGTACGCCAGCGTGATCGTGGTGGGGAACATCTTGTTCAACTCCATGGCTGGTTACGCCTTGGCCAAATACTATTTCCCAGGACAGCGGCTGATCATGGGCATAATCATCTTCCTGATCGTGGTGCCCATTGAGACGACCGTCATTCCGCTCTATACCATCGTCCACAACATGAAGTTGACCGGCACGGTGTTGGCGGTGCTTATCCCGCCAATGGTGAGCACGTTCAATATCTTCTTGTTCCGGCAATATTTCGTTAGCGTGCCGAGGGAATTGGAGGAAGCGGCGCTGATCGACGGGGCTAACAAGGTGCAGGTATACTTCAAGATCATTATGGCGACTTCGAAGCCGATCGTCGCCACGATCGCCACCCTCACCTTCATCGGCGCCTGGAACGATTACGTGTGGCCCATCATGGTGCTGCCGGCACCGTCCGGCAAAGGCTGGCCTTTGTATCCGATTCAGGCCGCGCTGAACACGATTCAGAATCTGCCGACGATTACCACCGGCGAAGTCATGGCAGCCCTTACGGTCACGACGATTCCGCTGGTTATCATCTATGTCTTCGCGCAAAAGTATATTGTAGACGGCTTCATGACGGCCGGCATCCGGTGAAGAAGATTGGCGGAGTTTAGAAGATTGGCGGATTTTACGAAAAACGCTCAACTTATGGAGGTCGAACGAGATGAAACGGTTTATTTGCGCTGCCCTCACGTTCATGCTGATGCTCACGTTGGTCGCATGCGGCGGGAACAACAATGCGAACAATTCGAACGGTTCGGATGAAAACGTAGGATCCAACAACCAAACTCAAGCGGAATCTTCCAGCGCCGTCGATGAAACCCCCGAAGCATGCACGCTGACCAACGGCGGATTTGAAACCGGCGACTTGACGGGCTGGGAAGTCGTCGAAGGGGATGCCTTCAGTGATGATAACGTCGCCACCAACAAGACGTTTTGGGATGCGAAGATTCCCTTTAATCATGAAGGGAACTGGCATCTGTACGGCCTCGGATTCGACGAGACGATTAAGGAATCCAAGACAGGAAAATTGAAATCTTCCACGTTCAAACTGTGCGGTGACGGCATCATCTCCATGAAGATCGGGGCAGCAAGGGATCAGGAGAAAACATATGTGGGCGTCTTTCTCGCCAAGAACGACCAAATGATCGCAAAGCAGACGAATACCGAATTTTCCGATCCGGGCGTAGCCGACAAATCGCTGTATGAGAACGGGCTTGCTTTCACCAACAACTATGTGGAGTACAAGCTGGATCTGTCTCAATATCTCGGAGAAGAAATGTACCTCATGATTGTCGACGAGGATGATGACGGCGATTTTGGCTTTATCAACGTGGACGATATCCGGACCTACTATGTGAATGGCCAAGCCAAACCGCAAGAGCCCGGGGAAATCTTTGAAAAGAAAAGGGAGTACGTGCTCGAAGCGGAGGCGGCGTCACCGTACGAGATCGCCAATCCCGGATTCGAGACGGGAAGCCTGGCCGGATGGACGTTCGAAGGCGATGCCTTTGACCATGCCGGCGTGAATGATGAAGAAACATGGTGGGCGGAGAAAATTCCATACAACCGCGACGGCAACTATCATTTCGGCATGTTCAACGAAGCCGGAACCGGAACCCTGACGTCTTCGGTGTTTGAACTGGGCGGTTCGGGATGGATCACGTTCAAGCTCGGCGGCGGCAAGGATGTCACCAAGACGTATATCTCGATCTATGACGCGGATACCAACACGGAAATCGCCCGCTACGGCAACACGGAATTTGCCGACGTGAACTTCCCGAATATCGACCAGGGCATGCGACTCGCCAACATGGTCCAATACCGGGCGGATCTGTCCAAATATATCGGCAAGAAACTGTACATCCAAATTGTCGACAACGCGACGGCAGACTGGGGCCTGATGACCTTCGATTCCTTCTTTACCTACCACGAGGAAGTGCCCACGGAAGGCGTATTGGCGAAGAACTTGCTGGAAAAGTAAGCGTTGCTGGTCAAGGAGCCAGCAGGGCGAAGCCGGCTCCTTGAATCATCCCGAAACGACTTACGGACGGCAAATGAAGAGTGATGCAGATGAGAATAGGAAAAGTGCTGCTTACCATCGTTATGCTTGGCGCCCTCATCGTAAGCGCGGCCTGCCAAGGGCAAGAGCAGAAGGAGAACGATGATCTGGCGGCCTATTGGACCTTCGATGAAGGCAGCGGCGAGTCGCTTACGGACGACGTCAGCGGCCAGGCGCAACACATCCATTATGTCTTTAATCAGGAGAATCAGCCGTTGCTTTATAAGAAGGCGTCAGACCCGCTTTGGAGAGCAGCCGGCGTTCTGAATGGCGCCTTGCTGTTCGACGGATATTCGACGTACATCGAAGATGCGGATTTTGAGATGCCGC contains the following coding sequences:
- a CDS encoding ABC transporter permease, with the protein product MTLRYICLILLAIVFLFPTVWMLAASTKSDVMIYSEIGTLESFVPNFHEPDLIFDNYIDLFVEYNVWKYMLNSLMYASVIVVGNILFNSMAGYALAKYYFPGQRLIMGIIIFLIVVPIETTVIPLYTIVHNMKLTGTVLAVLIPPMVSTFNIFLFRQYFVSVPRELEEAALIDGANKVQVYFKIIMATSKPIVATIATLTFIGAWNDYVWPIMVLPAPSGKGWPLYPIQAALNTIQNLPTITTGEVMAALTVTTIPLVIIYVFAQKYIVDGFMTAGIR